In Lineus longissimus chromosome 7, tnLinLong1.2, whole genome shotgun sequence, a genomic segment contains:
- the LOC135491567 gene encoding uncharacterized protein LOC135491567 — MSSGSQDGPSLADNASSTQSVPSVADMFAEMKTMMSTMVTLIAGQHNVRNDGPNVGVGGGINAVAQPHGSVVTMQPGHGLSSTIHPYNPIQSSHSVQPASNLGDPTAASPSMNLHVQQPGNMEHCNATAIHLNGPLLGQVTGQCGTPVGPMVGPRPVTASGRYIPQGVADSLNVLVGGVLSESAKQSYNRAWTIYLNFCTYVLHCDCSLPLSVSDCTLFVAYLYSKNYAPATIASYLSAVCFTMKWHGYPDPSSSFLVKKLLGAAQNLKGSSDIRLPITKPILVRLLAAVPRVFPLRYQQLLVRAMFSTAFHACLRIGEMVPKTCNPLYSSTCIQLGDVTVARGEATISVLRFKSSRTQGPQFIHLASGSAPCPIAALTDYLSLRGATPGPLFLAPSGAPLLRRDFDRMLKLVLAFCGLDSSRFKGHSFRIGASSEAARQGKSDTQIRLLGRWSSDAFRKYIRIN; from the exons ATGTCATCTGGTAGCCAAGACGGCCCCTCGTTGGCGGACAATGCTAGCAGTACCCAAAGCGTACCATCAGTAGCGGACATGTTTGCtgaaatgaaaaccatgatgtCAACCATGGTTACCCTTATAGCAGGACAGCATAACGTCCGCAATGACGGCCCAAACGTCGGCGTTGGAGGGGGCATTAATGCAGTGGCGCAACCCCACGGGAGTGTTGTTACGATGCAGCCAGGTCATGGACTCAGCTCAACTATCCATCCGTACAACCCAATACAGTCGTCACATTCGGTACAGCCGGCTTCCAATTTGGGCGACCCCACAGCAGCCAGCCCGTCGATGAATCTACATGTGCAACAACCTGGAAACATGGAACATTGTAACGCTACTGCAATTCACCTTAACGGGCCCCTTCTGGGGCAGGTAACAG GTCAATGCGGCACGCCAGTTGGCCCCATGGTTGGACCAAGACCCGTCACTGCTTCCGGAAGATATATCCCCCAGGGGGTTGCTGATTCCTTGAACGTGTTGGTAGGAGGGGTGCTGAGCGAGTCAGCAAAGCAAAGTTACAATAGAGCCTGGACAATATATCTAAATTTTTGTACATACGTGTTACACTGTGATTGTTCTTTGCCATTATCGGTCTCTGATTGTACCTTGTTTGTAGCTTATCTATATTCTAAGAATTATGCGCCAGCAACTATAGCGAGCTACCTGTCGGCCGTCTGCTTCACTATGAAGTGGCATGGGTATCCAGACCCTTCTTCATCCTTTCTAGTCAAGAAACTGCTGGGCGCTGCCCAGAATTTGAAGGGGAGTTCCGACATTCGTCTCCCTATAACAAAACCTATTCTGGTCAGGTTGCTCGCTGCAGTTCCTCGGGTATTCCCCCTTAGGTACCAACAACTTTTAGTGCGCGCCATGTTTTCTACCGCTTTCCATGCATGCCTTAGGATCGGGGAAATGGTACCTAAAACCTGTAACCCGTTATATAGTTCCACTTGTATTCAGCTGGGCGATGTCACCGTTGCACGGGGCGAGGCCACCATTTCCGTCTTGAGGTTCAAGTCCAGCAGGACGCAAGGACCGCAGTTTATACACCTCGCTTCAGGTTCAGCACCCTGCCCTATTGCAGCATTAACAGATTATTTGTCACTTAGGGGGGCTACTCCAGGGCCTCTCTTTTTGGCTCCGTCCGGTGCACCCCTCCTCAGGAGGGACTTTGACCGCATGTTGAAACTTGTATTGGCTTTCTGCGGCCTGGACTCGAGTAGGTTTAAAGGCCATTCATTTAGGATCGGTGCTAGTAGCGAAGCAGCACGGCAAGGCAAGTCAGACACTCAAATACGTCTGCTAGGTCGATGGTCTTCTGACGCCTTTCGTAAATACATTCGTATTAATTGA